The window TGAAAACTTGATGTTTTGTCAGATCTTTATTTCCGGTACACTCCCGGGCTGACTCCGCACAGCTTTTTAAATACTCTGGTAAAATGCTCCACGCTGTTATAGCCCACACTCTGGCCGATTTCATAAATTTTTAAATCCGTTGTCTCCATCAGCTCCCTTGCTTTTCGGATCCGGACCTCTGTTAAATAATTGCTGAAGGTCATTCCCTCTTCCTTCGTAAATCTGGTGCTGAAGTATTTTTCATTAAGACCAACAAAGCCCGCCACGCTTCCAAGGGTCAGTTCCGGGTTGGCGTAATTGTCCATGATGAATCGTTTTGCCCGGATCATCATATCCGCCTGTCTCCGGTCCGTTTGGTGGGCATTATAATCCATGATCCAGCGAAAAAAATTATTCAGCCATAATTCCAGGCTTCTCATCTCATCCAGACGTCCGATTTTTTCATAGTAATTGACCTCTTCCACAAACAGGGCGCCGATATCATCGTGGTTATCCGAAAGCTGCCAGGCCATACTGCAGATGATGCAAAGGCAGGTCTCTTTGGCAGCCTTTAATTCCATTTTGTAAAGCTCTGAAAAAAGCCGTTTCTTTTCCGACCATACGGCCAGCTCATCTCCCACCATCAGCCCTTTTAAAAGCCTTTCATAATCCTGCCCTGTCTGCCGGACTTCCTTAAAGGAAACCATATCCTTTTCCCATGGATCGCAGATCTTTCCTTTTCCTTTTAAGTATTTAAGCCTTAACCGCTCTCCTGCCTCTTCAAAACGGTTTAGGAAATCCGCCGCCCCCTTTCCCGGCCTGCTGATCCCCGCGGACACGGAGAGGTTCATAAAATGCTTCCACACATTGCATAACTGCCTGCAGGCGGAAACCGAATTTTCCTTATACTGTCCCGGATCAGTTATGCGGTACAGCAAACAATAGCGGGAAGGCCCCACTGCCCCAAGAATGCAGCGGGAAGCTACCCTTGGAATCTGACCGGCCAGTTCCAGCATGGGCTTTATCAGCTCTTCTTCAAAATCCTCACCAAAACGGGCCGATGCTTTATGAAAATCCTCTATTTCAAACTGCATCACCAGATATTCATGTTGAAAAAAGGATTCCTCAAGAGACCGTTTTCCAACGGCCATGTCCGCAAGGAGGGCCGAATCCGGGACTTTTGCGGCCGGTTCCCTCTCTCCTTGTGTTTCCTTGCTGCGGCTTTGAAAGACCTCCTCATCCATGCGTTTCAGCATGGATACAAGAGTCTCTTCCGTTAATCCGGCCTTTAAAAGATAATCATGGGCACCCAGACGGAACGCATCCCGAACCAGCTTAAAATCGTCATAGCCGCTTAATACCAGCACTGCAGGCATGTTTTTCAAACGGTTCAATTCTTCCAAAAGACCGATTCCATCCATGACCGGCATTTTCATATCCGTGATCACCAAATCTACCGGATGATCCTTTATATATTCCAAGGCCTGCTGCCCGTGGATGGCATCGGCAGCAATATGATACCCCATCTCTTCCCAGTTGACCAGAGAGCGCAGGGTGATCCGGATAATGGTATCGTCATCCACGATCAGGACATTCCTCATATGTTTTCCGGCTCCTTTCTTCTTATGGGGATGCGGATGGAGGTTTTTGTGAACCGGCCTTCCCCGCTTTCCATCTTAAATTCACAGCCTGGGCCATAATTGAGGGCCAGTCTGGTTTTCACGTTGGTGATTCCAATGCTCACATGGTCCTTTTGCCCTTCCCGCTTCTCTTCTCCGCTCATGATCCGGCGTATCTCTTCCTCAGACATCCCTTTTCCATTATCCCGGATCTCGATGAAAAGAAACCCCTCCTTTTCATAAGCCGTCAGCCAGATCTTTCCCATCTCATCCATCAGGCCGCTGAAACCGTGAACAATGGAATTTTCCACCACAGGCTGGAGAATAAGCCGGGGGACAAGACAGGACTGGCAGGACTGCTCTATGTCATAATTTATCTCAAAACCATCGGAATAACGGATTTTCATCAGATAGATATAACCGTCCAGAACCTCCAGTTCCTCTTTTAAAGGATAAAATTCTCCATTGCTCCGGAAGGAGCAGGATAAAATCTTAATGAGCGCCTCTGCCATACGGGCAATGGACTCATATTTTGACATCTGGGCAATAAACCGGATGGAATTTAAGGAGTTCACCAGAAAATGAGGATTGATCTGGGACTGGAGCGCCCTGATTTCCGCCTCATGCTTCTTTTGCTGCTGCTCCTCATTTTCCTGCATCAGATGTTTCAGCCGTCTTGTCATGCGGTTAAAGGAATGGATCATCAGACGCAGCTCCGGCTGCCCTTTTGGCTCCACATGGACCAGAAGATTCCCCTCCTCTACCCGCTTCATGCCCTCCACCGTATGATGAATGGGGTCAATGATGCTTTTCAGGAAATAACTGGAAAAACGGTAAAACAATGCAAACAGGATGAGCGTAACAGCCACAATAACGGCTGCTGTCTGGTTAAATTTTCTTGTAAGGGTCTCATATGCCACCACGCTGATGATCTTAAGGCCTGTCACCGGCTCTTCGGTCACCACGCCCATATACCGTTTGCCGTCTGCCCTGTACCGGAACTTCGGCTGTTCTAAGGAAATGCCGGGGGGCAAAAGGGCCATGGTGCCTTCCGCGTCAAAAATAACATTTCCTGACTTGTCCGCAATCATGGTGGATCCCAATACCCGCTCCTTATTATAATCCTTTATCATCCAGCCTGCCCGGGAGGAAGTAAACAGCGCCGCCATCTCTATGACTCCATCCCTGTCCACATCCATTCCGGGAGATATTCCTGCGGCAATGGTCAGGGTATAGGCATTTCTTCTGGAATTAGTCACACTGCGGTCATAAAAGCCTACCTTTACCACGTTAGGCTCTGCCAAGGCTTCCTGATACCAGGAGGCTGCCTTCAATTCCTCCATGCCAAGGGTAATGTCATCCTTCATGTAGATATGGTCTCCGTCTTTCATATAGAATACGGCAGACAGGATGTCCTGCACCGGAACCATGGCATAGTGAAAGGATTCGGTGAGGATCTTGGTATAGCGGTATTTTTCAGCCACGTCCTTTGTATTGGTTTTGGCCGCATTTTTTATAATTTCATTGTCATTGACATACACGAAATGGGATAAACGGAGGGACACATCCTTCACTTCGCCTCCCAGGGCTGATGCAATGTTATCCTGGGCGCGCCGGATGTTGGAAACGGAGGAATCCACCATCATGGTACGGATGATGAGAATGGAAAGTAAGATAATAAAAAGAATGGGGATGACGATGAGGGCGAAGAAGCTGTTATAATAAGAAGCCTTTAAATTCTGCTTGTTATTTATCCACATCTTCGTCGCCCTCCTCGCCGGTTCCTGTTTATGAACCTATTATACAGCCAAAGAGTTTTAAAATCAACGGATCATCTTAGAATACAAAACTCTCCACCTTTGTCTCCAGCCGAACGGTTTCTCCTTTATTGATCCGGTAGGAAACAGCAGGTATGGAAGCATTGGGGTAAAGCACATTGGTATTAGGATCAGCCTCGATCACCCGGCCTGCTGCCTCCGGGCCTTTCCCTGATACTGTGCAGCCCTGATCTGTATGGGATATTGAAGCGGCATTTCCCGCTGCTTTCTGTTCATAACCACTTGTGAATTTTTTCACGGAGAAACCGCAGTCATAAGCAGTGCAATCATACTGGCTTTGGATTTCATGGATCCTCAAATGGCCGTACTCCTTGGGAATGATTGTGGATGTGACCGTGATTCCCGGAAAGGGATGCCAATTGCTGACGACCTTGTCAGGAAAAACCTCATAGGAATCGCTGTATTTCCGGACAAACACGTAATCATCTCCGTCAATGACAAAAGCCAGGGAGGAATCCGGGGCGTTTTCATGAAGCACGATCTGACTTTTTGCAACGGAAAATCCAAAACGGGTGGAATAGGCAAACTTGGAGTATTTCTCCGGCACATGGCCATGGCCGTATTTCTCACACACTCCTGCCGGATAGGCCACCACATCCTTTCCATGACGGTGCATCACCATGTCAGCCTGCTTTAGCATTTTTACTTTATCCAGCTTCGGCAGTTCCCGGGCCTTAGCGGTCCAGAAGGGATGGTCATCGGGAAGTCCCAGGCACAAAAGGGTCTTCATGCCCCAGTAAGGGGAACCTGGCGCATTGTACCGTTCTCCCATGATTAAGTTGGGATATCCGTATCCAATGGTTAAAACTCCGTCACGGTCAAAAATCTTCTGCTCCAGCCACCAGTTTAAATGGCGCGATAAAATCCCCTTAACAACCCCTGCTGGAATATCATTAAGTCCTGCAAACACATAAGCTGACCAGAATGCAGCTTCTCCAAAGCGGTAAGACAAGCTTCTTCCGTAAGGAAGGGCAGACCCATTTTCATCAAACCAATATATAAAATCCCTTGCAAATCTCTTTGCCCTCTCCTTAAACCGAAAACACCGTTCCGGTTCCTCATCCTCCATTGCCACCGCGTACAGCAGCCCGTAGTAATGCAGGGCAAAGGAAATGTAATAATCCTTCTGACTGGAAGCCCCATCCCGGTACCAGCCCTCTCCCACGTAATAGCTTTCTATTTTTTCAAGACCAGAGGACAGCCGCTCTTCACTGTACCGGCAGTCCAGCTTTTTTAATGCAATATTCACCAGGATCATGAAAAACTGCCAGTTGCAGTCAGGAATGATGTATTCATTGATCCCGTAAAGCCATTTTGCCAGATTTTTCTTTTCTTCTTCACATAAAGGCTCCCATAATTTTTCCGGGGTAAAAATCAGGCCGCTTGCTATGGCTGCCATTTCCACAAACTTCTGATCATAATCCTTAAAACCGCCCCAGTATTCCGGATGGGCAGGATCCGTACCGTTAGCAAGGCCCTTCTGGTAAATCTCCTCAAATCCCCTTCCTCCCCCAAGCCACAAGGGCACTAAGGCCCACAAAGGCCGGGAAAAGGCTTCCATCTCTATGCTCACCGCCTGATATGTCACTCCGGTGTCCCCAAGAGAAAGCCTGGCGCGGCCCTGGCTGTACAATGGCTTTAACGGGTTTAATACCTTAAACATCCATTGCTGGAAATCCTTCTTTGTTTCAAGTTTCATCTATATTCGCCTCTTTTCGAATTATTTCGATTATTACCAATATGGATTCCAATCCTTAGACAGCCTGGTGAGAGCCTCCATGTAGAAATAATCTCCCCAGATGTTGCATTCATCCACCCCTTCCGGTGTGCAGGTATTGTAAGGAGATTTCTTGGAGTAGGTGCTGTGAAGCACCAGTCCGTTGGATTCACTTAAATCTTTTACTGCGTAATGCTCCACAACCGATTCCATGATCTTTTTGGCTATGGAAATATAGCAGGCAGCATCAGTTTCGTTTAAATATTTTGCCATTTCAAGCATTCCGCAGGCTGCTATGGAAGCAGAAGAAGAATCTCTCGGTTCCTCAGAGCCCTGACCAAATTCCAGATCCCAGTAAGGCACCAGATCTGAGGGAAGGTGGTCTAAAAAGTATCCGGTCACATTCTTGAAATCCTCAATGTATTCCGGACGCTTTGTATACCGGTAAGCAAGGGCGCAGCCATAGACTCCCCATGCCTGTCCTCTGGCCCAGGCGGAGCCATCCCTGTATCCCTGGCAGGTGGCCCCATGATCCGGCTCTCCTGTCTCCATGTTCATGAAAAACGTATGCCAGGTGGAATAATCTTCTCTTATGACATTTGCGATTGCCGTATGAATGTGTTTTTCCGCTATGTCATGGTATTGGGGATCCCCTGTTTCTTCTGTGGCCCAGTACAATAAGGGGAGGTTTAAAAGGCAGTCAATGATAAAGCGGTAGTTTGACACCTGGTTCATAGGCCCCCAGGCCTGGATAAATTCTCCCACCGGCTGGAAACGGCTGAGCAGCTGGTCTGCCGCTTTAATCGCTGCCTCCTTTGCCGATTCATCTCCCACCAGTTTATATGCCGCCACACAGGAAGGGGTATACAGAAATCCCATATCATGATGATCCACTTCCACTTTGCGGTCGATCCTGTCCAAAAAGCTTTTTGCCTGAATCTGTCCGGCCCTTTTCAGTTCATCCTCCTTACACCACTCGTAAGCCAGCCATATCTGTCCTGTCCAGAAGCCTGTGGTCCAGTTAACATTGGGGGTGGGATTGTAAAATCCATCCTCACTGTATGCCTTCTTAAAAGACTCCGTAAATTCCTTTAAATTGTCCTTTACCTGCTCCGCAGCAAAATCCATGGCCTCCCTGCACTTTTCTTCTGTAAGCTCCGGTTTTTCTCTAAGAAGAGCTTCCGTCTGTCTGTTCACGCTTTTTTACCTCCTTGTAATATTCTTTCATGACCAAAAAGGCCGGTTTTTCTTATCCTTTCACTCCTGTTGCTGCAATGCCTTCTACGAAATATTTCTGCAGGGATAAGAATACGATAAGGACCGGGATCAGGGAAAGCACGGACGCGGCCATGATCAGTCCATATTCGGAACTGTACTGGCTGATGAACATCTTAAGCCCTAACTGCAGGGTCTTTTTTGCTTCTGTTTTTAAGTAGATCAATGGCCCTAAAAAATCGTTCCAGGTGTTGACAAAGGTGAAGATAGTGAGAGTAGACAGCGCCGGCTTTGACAATGGCAGCATGATCTTTCCATAAATCTGATATTCACTCATGCCGTCTATCCTGGCCGCCTCACACAGTTCATCAGGGATCCCCTGATAGAACTGGCGCATCATGAACACCCCGAATGCAGAGAACGCCTGGAGAAAGATGATGGCAAGATGGGAATCATTCAGGCCGAAATTTCTCATCATCATGAACTGGGGAACCATATACACCTGCCACGGAACCGCGATGGTTGCGATGTAAGCCGTAAATAAGAGATTTCTGTATTTGAATTTCAGCTTTGCAAAGGCATAAGCGGCAAAACTGCTGGTTAAAAGCTGTAAAAAGGTAACGATCAGGGTGATTTTTACCGTATTAAGTACAAAGGTCATAAGCGGGATCTTTGTCCAGATATCCAGATAATTCTGCCATCTTGGATTTTCCGGTATCCACTGAATGGGAAAAATGAATACATCCTTGTCAAGCTTTAAGGAAGCCGACATCATCCATACAAAAGGAATCAGCATAACGGCTGTCAGAATGAGCAAAACCACGTAGAGGAGGCATCTGCTGATTTTATAACTTGTGCTTTTTATTTTCATTTCTTAATCCTCCTTATCTTAGTTTGCGTATTTCTTCTCACCGCGGAACTGAACCAGGGTGATTGCGAGCACCATTAAGAACAATACCATGGCTACCGCACTTGCATAGCCTAAATTCCAGTTGCGGAACGCTTCTTCGTAAATGTGGTAAACAAGAACCATTGCCTGAGAGCTTACAATGCCGTTGGAACCGCCTGCCAGCATGTAAACGATATCGTAAACCTTAAAGCAGTTGATGGTCAGGATAATGGTCACAAAGAAGGTGGTGGGCTGAAGCTGGGGCCAGGTAATATAGCGGAATTTCTGCCAGGAATTGCAGCCGTCAAGGCCTGCCGCTTCATACAGCTCTCCGTTGATTCCCTGAAGTCCTGCCAGATATATGACCATATAGTATCCCATATTTTTCCAAACGCTGAACAATACAATGGTAAACATCACCCAGTGGGGATCTGCGGACCACTTTGGAAGGCTCTTGGCATGGACTCCCAGGTGATAAAGGATCATGTTCACCGGGCCGCTTTTCTGAGGACTGAACAGCATATTCCACACGGCAGCCACTGCCACCAAAGATGCCACGTAAGGGAAAAAGCCCACGGTACGGAAGAAATTCCTTCCCTTTATCTTCTGGTTTAGAACCACGGCAAGACCTAAGGCACAGGCCAGTGTCAAAGGAACCGTTGCAATACAGTATACAATGGTATTGGTAAAGGACGCCCGGAACCTGGCGCTTACAAACATATCAAAAAAATTCTTAAGTCCGGCAAACTCCATGGGGCTGTTTCCATCCCATTTCATAAATGCCAGGACAAAGGCAAATATAATGGGGCCCAGTGTAAAGACTGCAAACCCAATGAAATTAGGGGCAATGAAGGAATAGGCGATCATATCCCTCTTTTCCTGACGTGTGAAACGTTCCCCTGTCCGCACTTTTTTTATTTTCTCATCTATTGTCTCGATTTTCGCAATCAGCCCATCGCGCTTTCGGGTTCCCCGGGCATCTTTTAGCAAAAGGCTCAGAGCTTCCCGTTTCTCGTTTAAAGCCACGATTTTTTCCTGTCTTTGCGCTTCTGTTATTGTCTTAGCCATATTTTATAATGAAAGCCAAATGAAACGGCTTATCCTCCTTTTCTCGTTTTTTCATTCCATCAAAATCAAATCAGAAATTTTCTTTAAATGAGGCGGGCCTTCTTGCTGCCCGCCTCTGTTTTATTTCTTTCGGCTTATTACTTAGCCAGAATTGCGCTTACTTTTTCATCCATTTCGGCAATGCCGTCGTCTACGGACATGCCGCCTGTCATGATCGCGTCATGAGCTTCATTTAATGCGGTTTCAATTTCAGAATTCTTTGCATTTACAGGCATCTCCAAATACAGATTCGCTGTATTGAGTGCATCGACGCTGGTATCGTCATCCTTCGGGAATCCTTCCGTATTGGATATCAAATCAGCCACCGTACTGTTCATAACTGCCGGAATCGTTCCTGTGGAAGCAAGGATCTCAGCGCCTTCAGTACCGCTTACAAAATTTACAAACTCCCAGGCCAGATCCTTATTGGGAGCATTGGTAGGAATTGCAAGGGAAGTAATGGTTGCAAGGGTAGAACCCGCCTCTACGCCATCCGCATGAGGATATTTTGCAATTCCCCAGTTGGTGCAGTTGGTATATTCTCCGGTTTTGATCTTTTCAATTAAGGTGGAAATAAACCATGTGCCCATGTTCATTGTTGCAATATTGCCCTGTGCAAAGGCGCCGGAATAGTGAAGACCGCTTGTCTTTAACGTTGCATAGTCCTGGCAGATTCCGTCTTCCTGCTGGCTGAGTACCATTTCATAATATGGCTTTAAG of the Lacrimispora indolis DSM 755 genome contains:
- a CDS encoding response regulator transcription factor, producing the protein MRNVLIVDDDTIIRITLRSLVNWEEMGYHIAADAIHGQQALEYIKDHPVDLVITDMKMPVMDGIGLLEELNRLKNMPAVLVLSGYDDFKLVRDAFRLGAHDYLLKAGLTEETLVSMLKRMDEEVFQSRSKETQGEREPAAKVPDSALLADMAVGKRSLEESFFQHEYLVMQFEIEDFHKASARFGEDFEEELIKPMLELAGQIPRVASRCILGAVGPSRYCLLYRITDPGQYKENSVSACRQLCNVWKHFMNLSVSAGISRPGKGAADFLNRFEEAGERLRLKYLKGKGKICDPWEKDMVSFKEVRQTGQDYERLLKGLMVGDELAVWSEKKRLFSELYKMELKAAKETCLCIICSMAWQLSDNHDDIGALFVEEVNYYEKIGRLDEMRSLELWLNNFFRWIMDYNAHQTDRRQADMMIRAKRFIMDNYANPELTLGSVAGFVGLNEKYFSTRFTKEEGMTFSNYLTEVRIRKARELMETTDLKIYEIGQSVGYNSVEHFTRVFKKLCGVSPGVYRK
- a CDS encoding DUF2264 domain-containing protein codes for the protein MKLETKKDFQQWMFKVLNPLKPLYSQGRARLSLGDTGVTYQAVSIEMEAFSRPLWALVPLWLGGGRGFEEIYQKGLANGTDPAHPEYWGGFKDYDQKFVEMAAIASGLIFTPEKLWEPLCEEEKKNLAKWLYGINEYIIPDCNWQFFMILVNIALKKLDCRYSEERLSSGLEKIESYYVGEGWYRDGASSQKDYYISFALHYYGLLYAVAMEDEEPERCFRFKERAKRFARDFIYWFDENGSALPYGRSLSYRFGEAAFWSAYVFAGLNDIPAGVVKGILSRHLNWWLEQKIFDRDGVLTIGYGYPNLIMGERYNAPGSPYWGMKTLLCLGLPDDHPFWTAKARELPKLDKVKMLKQADMVMHRHGKDVVAYPAGVCEKYGHGHVPEKYSKFAYSTRFGFSVAKSQIVLHENAPDSSLAFVIDGDDYVFVRKYSDSYEVFPDKVVSNWHPFPGITVTSTIIPKEYGHLRIHEIQSQYDCTAYDCGFSVKKFTSGYEQKAAGNAASISHTDQGCTVSGKGPEAAGRVIEADPNTNVLYPNASIPAVSYRINKGETVRLETKVESFVF
- a CDS encoding carbohydrate ABC transporter permease, producing the protein MAKTITEAQRQEKIVALNEKREALSLLLKDARGTRKRDGLIAKIETIDEKIKKVRTGERFTRQEKRDMIAYSFIAPNFIGFAVFTLGPIIFAFVLAFMKWDGNSPMEFAGLKNFFDMFVSARFRASFTNTIVYCIATVPLTLACALGLAVVLNQKIKGRNFFRTVGFFPYVASLVAVAAVWNMLFSPQKSGPVNMILYHLGVHAKSLPKWSADPHWVMFTIVLFSVWKNMGYYMVIYLAGLQGINGELYEAAGLDGCNSWQKFRYITWPQLQPTTFFVTIILTINCFKVYDIVYMLAGGSNGIVSSQAMVLVYHIYEEAFRNWNLGYASAVAMVLFLMVLAITLVQFRGEKKYAN
- a CDS encoding sensor histidine kinase; its protein translation is MWINNKQNLKASYYNSFFALIVIPILFIILLSILIIRTMMVDSSVSNIRRAQDNIASALGGEVKDVSLRLSHFVYVNDNEIIKNAAKTNTKDVAEKYRYTKILTESFHYAMVPVQDILSAVFYMKDGDHIYMKDDITLGMEELKAASWYQEALAEPNVVKVGFYDRSVTNSRRNAYTLTIAAGISPGMDVDRDGVIEMAALFTSSRAGWMIKDYNKERVLGSTMIADKSGNVIFDAEGTMALLPPGISLEQPKFRYRADGKRYMGVVTEEPVTGLKIISVVAYETLTRKFNQTAAVIVAVTLILFALFYRFSSYFLKSIIDPIHHTVEGMKRVEEGNLLVHVEPKGQPELRLMIHSFNRMTRRLKHLMQENEEQQQKKHEAEIRALQSQINPHFLVNSLNSIRFIAQMSKYESIARMAEALIKILSCSFRSNGEFYPLKEELEVLDGYIYLMKIRYSDGFEINYDIEQSCQSCLVPRLILQPVVENSIVHGFSGLMDEMGKIWLTAYEKEGFLFIEIRDNGKGMSEEEIRRIMSGEEKREGQKDHVSIGITNVKTRLALNYGPGCEFKMESGEGRFTKTSIRIPIRRKEPENI
- a CDS encoding carbohydrate ABC transporter permease codes for the protein MKIKSTSYKISRCLLYVVLLILTAVMLIPFVWMMSASLKLDKDVFIFPIQWIPENPRWQNYLDIWTKIPLMTFVLNTVKITLIVTFLQLLTSSFAAYAFAKLKFKYRNLLFTAYIATIAVPWQVYMVPQFMMMRNFGLNDSHLAIIFLQAFSAFGVFMMRQFYQGIPDELCEAARIDGMSEYQIYGKIMLPLSKPALSTLTIFTFVNTWNDFLGPLIYLKTEAKKTLQLGLKMFISQYSSEYGLIMAASVLSLIPVLIVFLSLQKYFVEGIAATGVKG
- a CDS encoding glycoside hydrolase family 88 protein, translated to MDFAAEQVKDNLKEFTESFKKAYSEDGFYNPTPNVNWTTGFWTGQIWLAYEWCKEDELKRAGQIQAKSFLDRIDRKVEVDHHDMGFLYTPSCVAAYKLVGDESAKEAAIKAADQLLSRFQPVGEFIQAWGPMNQVSNYRFIIDCLLNLPLLYWATEETGDPQYHDIAEKHIHTAIANVIREDYSTWHTFFMNMETGEPDHGATCQGYRDGSAWARGQAWGVYGCALAYRYTKRPEYIEDFKNVTGYFLDHLPSDLVPYWDLEFGQGSEEPRDSSSASIAACGMLEMAKYLNETDAACYISIAKKIMESVVEHYAVKDLSESNGLVLHSTYSKKSPYNTCTPEGVDECNIWGDYFYMEALTRLSKDWNPYW